One genomic segment of Nothobranchius furzeri strain GRZ-AD chromosome 10, NfurGRZ-RIMD1, whole genome shotgun sequence includes these proteins:
- the med27 gene encoding mediator of RNA polymerase II transcription subunit 27 isoform X1 — protein MADAVTVGVNLDAFSHAISGIQALRSSVTRVFESLKDGMKNCEIDLTDREKKNCELDQIEREKKNCELEQIERQKKFITEFQDNLQAVNRDLNELERLSGLVGRPSESHPLHNSGLLSLDPVQDKTPLYSQLLQAYKWSNKLQYHAGLASSLLNQQSLKRSANQLGPSAKRRPKVQPSTLVLPLQYVDDVIARIGRMFPDMTIELFRPNGTSAVLLVTLGKVLKAIVVMRSLFIDRTVVRGFNENVYTKDGKLDIWTKSQYQVFQKVTDHATTALLHYQLPQMPDVVVRSFMTWLRSYIKLFQSSCQRCGHFLQDGLPPTWRDFRTLEAFHDTCRM, from the exons ATGGCGGACGCGGTGACCGTCGGGGTGAATCTGGACGCCTTTTCTCATGCCATCAGCGGGATCCAGGCGTTGCGATCCAGCGTGACGCGCGTGTTCGAGTCCCTGAAGGACGGCATGAAGAACTGCGAGATAGACCTGACAGACCGCGAGAAGAAGAACTGCGAGCTAGACCAGATAGAACGCGAGAAGAAGAACTGCGAGCTAGAGCAGATAGAACGCCAGAAGAAGTTCATCACCGAGTTCCAGGACAACCTGCAGGCGGTCAACAGAGACCTGAA CGAGCTGGAGCGTCTCAGTGGTCTGGTGGGCCGTCCCTCAGAGTCCCATCCCCTCCACAACAGCGGCCTGCTGAGTCTGGATCCAGTTCAGGATAAAACACCTCTGTACtctcagctgctgcaggcctacAAGTGGTCCAACAAA ctgcAGTATCATGCTGGCTTGGCCTCCAGTTTGCTGAATCAGCAGTCACTCAAACGATCAGCCAATCAGCTGGGACCTTCAGCTAAAAGACGACCCAAAGTCCAGCCCAGCACTCTGGTCCTCCCTCTCCA GTACGTGGATGACGTTATCGCTCGGATCGGCAGGATGTTTCCTGATATGACCATCGAGCTTTTCAGACCCAACGGGACGTCAGCTGTGCTGCTG GTGACGCTGGGGAAGGTGTTGAAGGCCATCGTTGTCATGCGCTCACTCTTCATTGACAGAACGGTTGTTCGAGGATTCAATGAGAATGTTTACACCAAGGACGGAAAG CTGGACATTTGGACCAAATCTCAGTATCAGGTGTTCCAAAAA GTAACCGACCACGCCACTACTGCCCTGCTGCACTACCAGCTGCCCCAGATGCCCGACGTCGTGGTCCGGTCCTTCATG ACATGGCTGCGGAGCTACATTAAGCTCTTCCAGTCTTCCTGTCAGCGTTGTGGACATTTCCTGCAGGATGGACTGCCCCCCACTTGGAGGGACTTTAGAACCCTGGAGGCATTCCATGACACGTGTCGGATGTGA
- the med27 gene encoding mediator of RNA polymerase II transcription subunit 27 isoform X2, producing the protein MADAVTVGVNLDAFSHAISGIQALRSSVTRVFESLKDGMKNCEIDLTDREKKNCELDQIEREKKNCELEQIERQKKFITEFQDNLQAVNRDLNELERLSGLVGRPSESHPLHNSGLLSLDPVQDKTPLYSQLLQAYKWSNKLQYHAGLASSLLNQQSLKRSANQLGPSAKRRPKVQPSTLVLPLQYVDDVIARIGRMFPDMTIELFRPNGTSAVLLLDIWTKSQYQVFQKVTDHATTALLHYQLPQMPDVVVRSFMTWLRSYIKLFQSSCQRCGHFLQDGLPPTWRDFRTLEAFHDTCRM; encoded by the exons ATGGCGGACGCGGTGACCGTCGGGGTGAATCTGGACGCCTTTTCTCATGCCATCAGCGGGATCCAGGCGTTGCGATCCAGCGTGACGCGCGTGTTCGAGTCCCTGAAGGACGGCATGAAGAACTGCGAGATAGACCTGACAGACCGCGAGAAGAAGAACTGCGAGCTAGACCAGATAGAACGCGAGAAGAAGAACTGCGAGCTAGAGCAGATAGAACGCCAGAAGAAGTTCATCACCGAGTTCCAGGACAACCTGCAGGCGGTCAACAGAGACCTGAA CGAGCTGGAGCGTCTCAGTGGTCTGGTGGGCCGTCCCTCAGAGTCCCATCCCCTCCACAACAGCGGCCTGCTGAGTCTGGATCCAGTTCAGGATAAAACACCTCTGTACtctcagctgctgcaggcctacAAGTGGTCCAACAAA ctgcAGTATCATGCTGGCTTGGCCTCCAGTTTGCTGAATCAGCAGTCACTCAAACGATCAGCCAATCAGCTGGGACCTTCAGCTAAAAGACGACCCAAAGTCCAGCCCAGCACTCTGGTCCTCCCTCTCCA GTACGTGGATGACGTTATCGCTCGGATCGGCAGGATGTTTCCTGATATGACCATCGAGCTTTTCAGACCCAACGGGACGTCAGCTGTGCTGCTG CTGGACATTTGGACCAAATCTCAGTATCAGGTGTTCCAAAAA GTAACCGACCACGCCACTACTGCCCTGCTGCACTACCAGCTGCCCCAGATGCCCGACGTCGTGGTCCGGTCCTTCATG ACATGGCTGCGGAGCTACATTAAGCTCTTCCAGTCTTCCTGTCAGCGTTGTGGACATTTCCTGCAGGATGGACTGCCCCCCACTTGGAGGGACTTTAGAACCCTGGAGGCATTCCATGACACGTGTCGGATGTGA
- the fnbp1a gene encoding formin-binding protein 1 isoform X1, with protein sequence MSCNWGTELWDQFENLEKHTSWGIDFLERYTKFVKERVDIELSYAKQIRNLSKKYYPKRNREDESRYTWCLAFAATLQQLNELAAQKEDLAENLNSQIVCELARYTQELKTERKTHFQDGRRAQQHIESSWKQLESSKRRYERDCKEAERAQHISDRIDVEKTDGEKRCSIKTRQTAQQKQQAAEESRKDYVTSLNQFNQDQHQHYHTLVPVIYQRIQDMEERRIERVSEAMRLSAEAERKVYPVLSHCLDAMMDAAESIQPRKDTRHVVDVYKTGFDPPGDIEFEDYSATMRRSISESSYLNNRAEGRRHSRKLWPFLRKNKLLNLLSSPRQPPPPPPTSPSPGAAVNSPHSPPTSSREPITQRLSDLMSSSSKTRKQCLRSIKRGLSLKLVSSPADCSHLPPEQRRKKLQIRINNINQEIQREKEQRDALLKMREVYERSPQMGDAGSLEPRLEEVKQNLQKMEEELRRIQVWLSETDSGLSDHSSRRQGGGCGLNSQATTPGSSSLKQLNKRSPASRESPDGSYTEDHNAELHFKSRSSEFDDEFDDEEPLPSIGTCKSLYPFQGQNEGTLSMVEGELLSVVEEDKGDGWTRVRRNLEEEGYVPTSYIKIFLDSSTKGFVQNSRLV encoded by the exons ATGAGCTGCAACTGGGGCACGGAGCTGTGG GATCAGTTTGAGAATCTGGAGAAACACACCAGCTGGGGAATCGACTTCCTGGAGAGATACACAAAGTTTGTTAAAGAGCGAGTGGACATTGAGCTGAGCTACGCCAAACAGATCAG GAACCTGTCTAAGAAGTATTATCCAAAGAGAAACCGAGAAGATGAGAGCAG GTACACCTGGTGTTTGGCCTTTGCAGCCACTCTGCAACAGCTGAACGAGCTGGCAGCTCAGAAGGAAGATCTGGCCGAAAACCTGAACTCCCAGATCGTCTGCGAGCTGGCGCGGTACACGCAGGAGCTGAAGACCGAGAGGAAGACC CATTTCCAAGATGGTCGCCGTGCTCAGCAACACATAGAGAGCTCCTGGAAACAGCTGGAATCT agCAAACGCCGCTATGAGCGAGATTGTAAGGAGGCGGAGCGAGCTCAGCACATCTCAGACAGGATTGATGTGGAAAAGACGGACGGAGAGAAG CGCTGCTCCATTAAG ACTCGCCAGACAGCACAGCAGAAACAGCAAGCTGCTGAGGAGTCCAGGAAAGACTATGTGACCAGTTTAAACCAGTTTAATCAGGACCAACACCAGCACTACCACACACTGGTACCCGTTATATACCAG CGGATTCAGGACATGGAGGAGCGGCGTATCGAGAGAGTCAGCGAAGCGATGCGTTTGTCTGCAGAGGCAGAGAGAAAAGTTTATCCTGTCCTCAGTCACTGTTTGGATGCAATGATGGACGCCGCTGAGAGCATCCAACCCAgaaag GACACTCGCCACGTGGTGGATGTGTACAAAACGGGCTTCGACCCTCCAGGCGACATTGAATTTGAAGATTACAGTGCCACCATGAGGCGGAGCATCTCTGAATCTAGCTACCTCAACAACAGAGCTGAGGGGCGGAGACACAGCAGGAAGCTGTGGCCCTTCTTACGCAAAAACAAG CTTTTGAACCTCTTGTCCTCCCCTCGGCAGCCTCCGCCTCCACCCCCAACCTCACCTTCACCTGGGGCCGCGGTCAACAGTCCCCACTCCCCACCCACATCCTCCAGAGAGCCAATCACACAGCGGCTTAGTGACCTCATGAGCTCTAGTTCAAAAACCAGGAAGCAGTGTCTTCGCAGCATAAAGAGaggg CTGTCCCTAAAACTG GTCTCCAGCCCAGCAGACTGCAGCCACCTTCCTCCTGAGCAACGGCGCAAGAAGCTTCAAATCCGAATCAACAACATCAACCAGGAAATACAGCGCGAGAAAGAACAGCG AGACGCTCTGCTGAAGATGAGGGAGGTTTACGAGCGAAGTCCTCAGATGGGCGATGCGGGCAGCCTGGAGCCCCGGCTGGAGGAAGTCAAGCAAAACCTGCAGAAAATGGAGGAGGAGCTGAGAAGGATCCAG GTGTGGTTGTCAGAGACAGACAGTGGCCTGTCTGATCACAGCAGCAGGAGGCAGGGTGGAGGTTGTGGGTTGAATTCTCAAGCAACAACGCCAGGCAGCAGCAGCTTGAAACAGCTGAACAAGCGCAGCCCGGCCAGTAGAGAGAG CCCCGATGGCAGTTACACCGAGGATCACAATGCAGAGCTTCACTTCAAGTCCCGCAGTTCAGAGTTCGACGACGAGTTTGACGACGAGGAACCGTTACCGAGTATTGGCACCTGCAAGTCTCTTTACCCGTTCCAAG
- the fnbp1a gene encoding formin-binding protein 1 isoform X2, with translation MSCNWGTELWDQFENLEKHTSWGIDFLERYTKFVKERVDIELSYAKQIRNLSKKYYPKRNREDESRYTWCLAFAATLQQLNELAAQKEDLAENLNSQIVCELARYTQELKTERKTHFQDGRRAQQHIESSWKQLESSKRRYERDCKEAERAQHISDRIDVEKTDGEKRCSIKTRQTAQQKQQAAEESRKDYVTSLNQFNQDQHQHYHTLVPVIYQRIQDMEERRIERVSEAMRLSAEAERKVYPVLSHCLDAMMDAAESIQPRKDTRHVVDVYKTGFDPPGDIEFEDYSATMRRSISESSYLNNRAEGRRHSRKLWPFLRKNKLLNLLSSPRQPPPPPPTSPSPGAAVNSPHSPPTSSREPITQRLSDLMSSSSKTRKQCLRSIKRGLSLKLVSSPADCSHLPPEQRRKKLQIRINNINQEIQREKEQRDALLKMREVYERSPQMGDAGSLEPRLEEVKQNLQKMEEELRRIQVWLSETDSGLSDHSSRRQGGGCGLNSQATTPGSSSLKQLNKRSPASRESPDGSYTEDHNAELHFKSRSSEFDDEFDDEEPLPSIGTCKSLYPFQGQNEGTLSMVEGELLSVVEEDKGDGWTRVRRNLEEEGYVPTSYIKIFLDSSTKGAVTYI, from the exons ATGAGCTGCAACTGGGGCACGGAGCTGTGG GATCAGTTTGAGAATCTGGAGAAACACACCAGCTGGGGAATCGACTTCCTGGAGAGATACACAAAGTTTGTTAAAGAGCGAGTGGACATTGAGCTGAGCTACGCCAAACAGATCAG GAACCTGTCTAAGAAGTATTATCCAAAGAGAAACCGAGAAGATGAGAGCAG GTACACCTGGTGTTTGGCCTTTGCAGCCACTCTGCAACAGCTGAACGAGCTGGCAGCTCAGAAGGAAGATCTGGCCGAAAACCTGAACTCCCAGATCGTCTGCGAGCTGGCGCGGTACACGCAGGAGCTGAAGACCGAGAGGAAGACC CATTTCCAAGATGGTCGCCGTGCTCAGCAACACATAGAGAGCTCCTGGAAACAGCTGGAATCT agCAAACGCCGCTATGAGCGAGATTGTAAGGAGGCGGAGCGAGCTCAGCACATCTCAGACAGGATTGATGTGGAAAAGACGGACGGAGAGAAG CGCTGCTCCATTAAG ACTCGCCAGACAGCACAGCAGAAACAGCAAGCTGCTGAGGAGTCCAGGAAAGACTATGTGACCAGTTTAAACCAGTTTAATCAGGACCAACACCAGCACTACCACACACTGGTACCCGTTATATACCAG CGGATTCAGGACATGGAGGAGCGGCGTATCGAGAGAGTCAGCGAAGCGATGCGTTTGTCTGCAGAGGCAGAGAGAAAAGTTTATCCTGTCCTCAGTCACTGTTTGGATGCAATGATGGACGCCGCTGAGAGCATCCAACCCAgaaag GACACTCGCCACGTGGTGGATGTGTACAAAACGGGCTTCGACCCTCCAGGCGACATTGAATTTGAAGATTACAGTGCCACCATGAGGCGGAGCATCTCTGAATCTAGCTACCTCAACAACAGAGCTGAGGGGCGGAGACACAGCAGGAAGCTGTGGCCCTTCTTACGCAAAAACAAG CTTTTGAACCTCTTGTCCTCCCCTCGGCAGCCTCCGCCTCCACCCCCAACCTCACCTTCACCTGGGGCCGCGGTCAACAGTCCCCACTCCCCACCCACATCCTCCAGAGAGCCAATCACACAGCGGCTTAGTGACCTCATGAGCTCTAGTTCAAAAACCAGGAAGCAGTGTCTTCGCAGCATAAAGAGaggg CTGTCCCTAAAACTG GTCTCCAGCCCAGCAGACTGCAGCCACCTTCCTCCTGAGCAACGGCGCAAGAAGCTTCAAATCCGAATCAACAACATCAACCAGGAAATACAGCGCGAGAAAGAACAGCG AGACGCTCTGCTGAAGATGAGGGAGGTTTACGAGCGAAGTCCTCAGATGGGCGATGCGGGCAGCCTGGAGCCCCGGCTGGAGGAAGTCAAGCAAAACCTGCAGAAAATGGAGGAGGAGCTGAGAAGGATCCAG GTGTGGTTGTCAGAGACAGACAGTGGCCTGTCTGATCACAGCAGCAGGAGGCAGGGTGGAGGTTGTGGGTTGAATTCTCAAGCAACAACGCCAGGCAGCAGCAGCTTGAAACAGCTGAACAAGCGCAGCCCGGCCAGTAGAGAGAG CCCCGATGGCAGTTACACCGAGGATCACAATGCAGAGCTTCACTTCAAGTCCCGCAGTTCAGAGTTCGACGACGAGTTTGACGACGAGGAACCGTTACCGAGTATTGGCACCTGCAAGTCTCTTTACCCGTTCCAAG